GGTGTGAATAAGCGTTTTACCCTTGTTGATGAATAGTGTATTTATAGCTCTTTAAAAAACTGTCCAGTTTTGCCTTTCACTTAACACTCAAAACTCCTCCCATGTCCTCCCTGATTCCTGACTGCAGTTAGTGGGTGACGAGGCCTCCTGCTGTCCGCGGCTCTCTGCTGCTCTAAATAACACAGCCATGGCCCTCAGTACAGAGTTCTGGAAGTGGGGTGAGTAGATGAGGGGACAGGGAAGTCCTAGCCTGCtctgagaggaagagaaggagggccATGGCCTTGGAGCCACTACTGTTAACACAGTCAGGAGTCACTCCCTCTTGAGTGAAGAACTGTGATCGAGGATCTTGACTCTTGTAGGTAAAATGGCTTGTCTCCTGGGCATATTCCAGATGAATGCTACGCTGCTTCTCATCTCAGTCTGTCACATGACATACCAGATACGCCAGCGTGCTTCCCACGCAGAGCACACTTCGGCTCTCTCCACCTATTTAGTTATTTCAATCCTCACTAATTCacatcactattttattttttttaattaaacaggaAAGAGCCAGACTTCTCAGAGGTCAGTCTGTTCAACAAGTGGGACCCCAGGGCCTTCTGTATGTTCAGCAAAGAGAGCTTGCAGTGACCTCCCCAAAGGATGGTAGGTTAGGAAGCAGTGAATTGGGCGTTATCCCAAAAGGCtactggatattttattttatttctttttcaaacagGCTCCATCTCCATTCTGGGTTCTGATGATGCCACTACTTGTCACATTGTGGTCCTGAGGCACACAGGTATGATGAGAGAGGTGGAGGACACCATTGCTTAAACCGGCCCAGCAGTGTGGGACCATTTCCCTTCTCACCTTGAGCTTCCTGGTACCTGTTTGAAAGCTGACTTGGCTTACCTTCTCTCTCGTCTGCATGGTACCTCCCTGTTGCCCTGGTCAGAATGGGTTGGCTGGGCAGCAcggccttttctattttttttttaaacaggacaTTCAAAGATGAGGCAGCTGAGTGGACAGGAGTAGTCCTGGCTTGCTTCCTGAATTCCCCTGGGGAATAACCTGAGTCATTTCACCCTTGTTCTTCAGGTAATGGGGCTACCTGCCTGACGCATTGTGATGGAACTGACACCAAAGCCGAGGTCCCCTTGATCATGAACTCCATAAAATCCTTTTCTGACCACGCTCAAAGTGGAAGGTGAGCTCCATGCTACTCTTTCGTGAATTGGGAACTTTGTGGCATCGTGACACTACCATGCCTTGCTTGCTCCCCTGAGAACGCAGCCCGCCTTGGCACTGCTGCAGCAGTGAGTGAGTGAGTACACGGGTCCCAGGTGCAGGCAGGTAGTCAGTGCTGGGTTCTCCACAGGTGGGACCCCGAACCTGTCGTTCCACTTTTAGAGATGTGCTGTTAGAGCTGGGCCCATCACATGCTGCTGGTACTGCAGCTGTGGCCTCTCTCGCTCAGCAACTGCTTGTTGAAATGCTTCCTCTGAGCAGCAGCCGGCCACAGAGCCAAGCACGTGCCGCCCCATGGTGCTCTCTCAGGGGAGGAGCAGGCCCAGGAAACCACAGGggtgtctggtgtgtgtgtgggggggacaaGGCAGGGAAGCAGCGTGTGGAGGCTGGGGCGAGGGGCAGTTTGACATCCCAGTCCAGTGGTGGCTAGGGTGTGGATTGCTGGGTAGAACCGGCCCCTGACCTGGCAGTCCCCCAAGACCATGTGTTCCTCTCAGCCCCCGCGCTCCCTCCGTTTGACAGGCGCACAGAGGAAGTATACTGGAGTCAAACGGCTAGAGGCTAGATCAGTGCTGGGCCTCCCACTCAGGCCACCATCACACCTCTGCTCACACCTGTACCCCTCCTTCCTGTCACTGCACAGGCTTGACTCATTCTGTTGGTGGCCACTGAGTGAGCTAGTCCAGTGATATGCAAGTGCTTAGAATCCCAGGGAAGCTCCGTCACTTTCACTCATTAACTCAAAGCAacgaaaacattttttcttcttcctttggtccccaggactgaacccagggcctcctcacacatgccaagcatgTGCTGAGctgacagccccagcccccaattttaaatgtaattctcTTCTGGCTGGGTCAGCCACAGGCTGGCAGGCCTCATCGCTGTGACCTGCGCAGTTGCAAAACAGCAGGTTCATTTTGTACTGGCTCCAGCAGGTTATGTCCTAGACCTGACGCTGGGCCTGGACTCCGTGGTTCTCAGAACATGGTCATCAGCTATTCCTGGTCTGTTCCTAGGGGAACTGATTTGGTTACTGTGGAAGCCCGGAGCCTAGTCTGGTAGTCCAGTGGTCACAAAGCCAGTGGTCACAGCCCTTCTTACTATTTAACATCTCTTATGAGGCCACTTGATGCCACACCCTGTACAGGGTACATAGCAGTTCTGGTTCATTCTTTAGGAAGGTCGTGTGTCTTGGTGGACATCAGTGCAGTATGGCAgcacctctcccctcccccagcacgaGTCTCCCAGGTTGTTACAGGCTATGGAGAAGGTCACGTATGAGAAATGGGGTCAGACAAAGTTAGTTTGGGTGTTGTAGTTGTATCACTTGTCAGAGCTTTACTATACTCTGGTGCACGGGGACTCCGAGGGAGAGGTCACCAAAGGCATGGTTTCTCAAACTACCCCTTGTTCCCATCTCATGGGGCCGTGTTTGTGCTCACACTGTGGGAAGGTCTGGTGTCCTGGGTCCTAGGCTTGTGCTTTGGAAATGCTGATGAGAACCCCTCAGAGGAGGCAGCACCCACCTAGTGTCTACTTGCCAGGGAGCCCTCTCTTACATCTCACCCAGCTCTTCCTGGTTGAGGacctcaagaaattttaaaagtgtctCACTTGGGTGGGTGGATGACGAAGCAGTTGTGTTCCTCTAGAGCAGTTTCTCACCTCTGCACAGGTGGCACTGCATTTGTGTTCAGATGGCCATCCCCTCCGTCATCAGGGAAGCTGGGCAGGGTCCTCAGAAGACTGCCAGTGGCCTTGGCAGCGCCACCCACATTCCCAGTTTGCCCCAAATTTGTGTGTTGTGAATGAAAAAGGCCAGAAGCATCCTGGAGCAGGGGTTCGTGGAAGCTCAGAACTAAAAATCAAAGCAGAACCAGCGTGCCCTGCCGCGTGCTGTCCTGGCTCTGACCACCGTGCCGTCTCTTTGCCAGGCTGGAAGTGCACCTCGTGGGAGGCTTCAGTGATGACAGGCAGTTGTCACAAAAACTTACTCACCAACTTCTTAGTAAGttcattgtttctttctctaGTTTGATAAAGATTTCCacctattttttgcttttttttttccacctattttttgttaaaaatccCAACTAGAATGAAGCCTAAGAGGGCAGACTTGGAGTAGATGAAGAAATGGTCCTGCTCAGCTGGAACTGAACACAGAGGTAGAACAGCACGGAGCGAAATTTGGAGGGGCCAACAGAATGGAGATAAGATTTTCAACTGGCACATTCTAGTATAGTAAATGATCCAAATTATATAAAGAACAGAACCATTCTGGTGGGCATGTCCATTTTAACCTGCAGAATCTAAAacactgatatttttttccctattagcAAAAAACCCATCAACAAAACACTGTCCTGTCTTAAAGCACAGCAGTGAGGCAGTGAGGTtggcacacacacaggccagaATACACATGGGGCAGCCGTCAGAAGATGATGCGACTTGGCATCATggcttaagtttttaaaagatttgacCCATCATTCTCCTTTTGGGAATCTTAAGCAAGTAATCTGAAATGCACACAGATTTATGCCCAGAGATGagcaatagaacattatttacaAGAAACAATAATCTGATAACTATCAGTAAGTTATGCAGTCACTAAAAGTTACTGAAAGAACTTTGAATTACAAGCTCTTAAGCTTGTACATGTGTACTTTCCCATGTGTATGAGAGGATATAAAATTGTCTACATGGTGTGAGTGGGTATGAAATTGACTCTATGCTTGGGCTCAACTGTccacagaaaaagagggaaggagagagactgAGTATTGACACAGCTAGGATAGTTACTTCATTATGCCCCCTTGTATCTTCCACGATGACCATATTTTCTTGTATACATGTGTGCAGTGCTGGACATGGAACCCAGGGAGGACCCTGGgaatgctgggcaagcgctctgcaACTGAGCTTCACCACCAGCCTCACCAGATTTTTTATGACCCTGATAATCAAGGGGACAAAAGGTGATCAGAAGAAGAGTTATTAAAGTCTACTCTTAGGGGTCtgtgtgtccccccaaagctctaAGGAAGATAAAGATGGAAAGGCTTAGTCGTCTCTCCTTTGGGCTTGAGGCTAAGCATGTGTCTGGCCTTAGCCCAGGTGGTGGCTGTGAGGAGGGCGAGGCAAGCGCTCAGCTGGCTTCCGCCTCTGCCCCTGTCTTGACTTGCTCAGCAGTGTGTTCTGCCCAGAGGAACTTGTTTGACATCCAATTTCAAAATTCTAATTATAGGTGAATTTGACAAACAAGAAGATGACATTCACTTGGTGACATTATGTGTGACAGGTAAGTTTTGCCAAAACAAACTGCAGGGTTCAGGTACATTTTGCCCACAACTTTCCTGCAGGACTAGCACCAGGACCCAAGTCGGAAAACACACACAGAGGTTGTCCCAGCTTTGTTGGCTGTCTCTAGCCACCACCGCCCACCCCGCCCATGACAGACCCTAGTGCAGGTGCTGGACTCTTCTCTCCACATGCACTGCATCTCCCTCCTCAGGACTGTCAGAGCCTGCCTCTCCTCTCTGGGAGGGGAGGCCCTGACCAGAGGAACTGCCCCCTGCTTGGCAGATGCCTGGGAAGCACCAGGGTCCTCTACTCAGCAGGGAAACTGCCACCATCTGGTTTTCTGATGTCTGCCCCCTGTGCAGTGAGGGCTCCTCCTGTTATTACACACAGTGAAAACAATTGTTTACAGCTTCTTAACGATTATAtcttaaacctttttttcttaatttcttagaattaaatgaccgagaagaaaatgaaaaccactttCCAATAATTTATGGCATTGGTAAGTAGTGTGTTTACTTAGGGGTTGGAGGATTGGGTTCTTGTTGAAAAGGCAGACTCAGATCAGAATCTGACGGAGGATCCCTACTGCCGTCAGTGCACGGCAGGCTGGACTCCTCTTTTTACTGTGAGACCCTGGGCATGCAACTTGACCTCTCTAACCTTTAACTGTGGAACTGCCACAACGTCCGTAACCCGAGACTCTGGGGAGCAAAAGACAGCAATGCACAGTATACACTGCCCACCTGCACAGGACCCAATAGGGCCACACAGGCCTGTGTGTGAGCGGGTGCCCTCTGGGGAGGGAGTGGGGCATCTGGATCTGTGTGTACTTTGGGAACTTTATTGAGAACTTTATTGAGAAAAAAGTGTACACCTCTCAGAACCTTTCTCCCTCCTGTGACAGTGCCTAGGATTCTCGGGGATGTGGTCTGTGATGGTCTGTATTTGCAAAGGGGTTCTACTGTACCCTTGTATTTATTTAGCTGGATGGTGAATATGCAGGTGCTCATCATCTTACTCTCTGTAACTATGTGTCTAAAACTCTTAAAAGTTCAAGTTAAGAACACTATGATAGCATGTGGACATAGGGCTGACCAGATGGCTTTGCCATGTGCTTGCTGAGCATCTGCCAGGCTCGGCTGGGGCAGTTCATGTCTTACCTGGCCCGGCTCAGGCCTCGGCTGTTTTCAAGGCACAGAGACTGTGCTGTCCCTTTCCAGAGCGGGGAGGCTACAGATACCAGTCACTGTTTATTAGTTCCCAATCTTTTCTCTCAACTTCTGGCTCTTACTTGATGGTAGAAATGTAAGACTGTGTAAGTCTTTTGTCAATTCAAACTCATCCTGTTGTCCCTCACAGCTGTCAACATTAAAACAGCAGAGATATACAGAGCCACATTTCAAGATAGAGGCCCCGAGGAGGAGCTGCGAGCTGCCCGAGCTTTAGCTGGAGGCCCCGTGAGTGGGAACGCGTCTTTGTGTTAGGGGGGTGAGgagggaaaatgaatgaaacaccAAAGGCTTGAGTTTTAAAGAACTTAGAAAAGCTCATGTCTGCCTCTTTAAAGCTCAAGATTGATTTTGGGTTATAACCCAGATCCCAGGTTCTCTGCCTTTTTAGGTGCAGGAGGATATAAGTATGAATCCACAATGTCTAGATCCAAAGAGAATGAACCTCTTTTCATTTTAACAACTTTCCATGTATCTTTCCTACAAAGGGAGAGGGGAGCTTCTCTCCTCTGCACTTGGGATCATGCATTCTTTTGGACCAAGTCACTGAAAAGCAGTGTCCTGGAATGATTTAATTAACCCCCAAAATGATCAGatcaatttaaaacattaatttcctttagggtactcccccctcccccattttggTAGTGTTGGGAATGAGCCCCAGAGCCTGGTGCAcgctaggcagatgctctacaactaatttacattccccagcccctaggatgcattttaaaaaaaaaccaaaaaacaaaaaaactggtgCTTAGGatgctttttaattcttttaaattattttctaatttaaaaaaattagaaaataactgGACAtggtagtgtacacctgtaatcccagacaagTGAGAGACAAGTTTAAAGATAGGGTTTCACTCAGTTGTCCAAGCTGTCtctaaaagggatggggatatatctcagtagtagagcacccagCACTCAACTCCAAGTACtgttaagaaaaatacaaactcaAGACTTACACGTCCCATTTGAGGGATGGCTTGAACAAGTCTTtaaaagtactcaaaaaaaatcagaagtttgCTTGTTTGTGAAATGCTGACATTTTCATAGGAAAACATGTTTAGAGTCAGGGTGCAATCTTGtttaggattcatttttattcaagGTAGCATAATAATCCTAATTTGGTTAATATCCAGAACACATTTCAGTTTTAGTAACCAAAACTGACTCTTGTTGATTaagctgaaaattatttttttttatttattttttttttttacaccaaggattgaactcagggcactcagccactgagccctcttttgtattttatttagagacagggtctcgctgagttgcttagtgcctcccttttactgaagctgggtttgaactcatgatccttctgtctcagcctcctgagttggtgggattacaggcatgtaccaccacatctggctctgAAAATTATCATTGACAAATTTTGggaattcagggctggggatgtggctcaagcggtagtgcgctcccctggcatgcgtgcggcctgggttcgatcctcagcaccacatacaaacaaagatgttgtgtctgccgaaaactaaaaaaaaaaatttggggggGAATTCAGGGGATAGATCTCTTGATAAATCAGCTTTTATAAGCTgatgtttcctttcttttgacGGGGCATCAAGCATTGtgagcttctttttttcttttttttggtgatgctggggattgaaccaagggccttgtgcatgtgaggcaagcactctaccaactgagctatatccccagcctgtatTGTGAGCTTTTTAAGTTGCAAGGTGATCAGTTGCTTGGGGTATGAATGATAAGACAAAGTTTTGTGCAGCCCCGGGAGTATAGACTTCGATCAGACACACCTGGTTGTGAGGCCCAGCTCTGATGCTCACTGGACAGGTGACTTGCCACCTGAGTCTCCAGTTTTCATCCAAAGTGGGAAGACTGCCATCTCCTTGCAGGACTACTGTCAGAACTAAACAGCTAAAAACATTTCCCCACAAAGTGCAGCACCAAACACACTTCAGTAGGTGGCAACTTTGTTATTATGTGAAACACAATTTTTAAGCAGCTTATCATCTGGAAGGGTGCCTTTGAACTAGACTACACTGGAGCTCAAGTAATGGTAGGGTTTGAGAAGTGGGTAACATTCCTGATGTCCTATCCTTGAACTGTTCCCTTTTAGATGATTAGCATTTATGATGCAAAGACTGAGCAACTTCGGATAGGCCCGTATTCCTGGATGCCATTTCCACATGTGGATTTCTGGTTGCAGCAAGATGATAAGCAAATACTAGAGGTGAGAATTTACAGGTTGGGTAAATCTTAGATCTCTGGACcctggttttctcatctgtaagaaaaaaaacGGTTTAGACTAGATAATAGCTGCTTTTCCTTCAGCGGTAATATTTACTTTCTTGAAGTCACTGGAAGACCCATTGGGGATAAGTAATGTCCCGGGTAACTATACAGGTGAAGCAATAAGGAATATACTGTATTTACTGTACAAGATATGTACATAGAGAACTAGCTATTAATATGAGAATGTCCTGATTAATGATTACAGAACACAAAGATATTCTGACATCTTTATCAAAACAAGGCATAGAGCCACGTTCCTCTTCTCTCAAGCCCACAATCTTGTTTTTCAGAACCTTTCCACTTCCCCTTTGGCTGAGCCCCCCCACTTTGTTCAACATATCAGATCTACCttgatgtttttaaagaaatacccCTCTCCAATGAATATGCTGTTTCCTGGAAATAAAGCTCTCCtctacaagaaaaataaagatggctTATGGGAAAAGATCTCTCCTCCAGGAAGCTAAATGTAGGAATTATCAAAGAAAGCTACTTTTTGGCATGACAGAGACCATTGGTGGGGTTTGGAAAGAAGATAAATTTGGAATGTACACCATTGAGTCTtaggtttccttccttcctcagtgTCTCTCAaatgactttcaaaataaaatcttattttgacaAAGGCATTTGTTTAGATTTACTTTTTGCTTTACTAAAAAGGTCCATGTCCAACCAGTAATAAGGGACACAGGAAAAATTACCTGGCTATTTCAGACACTTGCATATGTCTTCCTAATTCTGCTGCATTAGTGAATcaagtaaaatcaataattttgtcTGAAAAACAGTATTTAAATGCAGTAAAATTCATTGTAGATCTATATATAGTTCAGAGTTTTCTAACCTAAGATTATTTTAGAAGCTTCATATCCAAAATTGCTCTACTAGAAAAAAAGTTTCATCTTGTTGTTCTCCATTATAACAACCTCTAAAATAGTCTCCTATCAGACTAAATTTGATCGGAGAATTATACCAAATCACTGTTCTTTAAGTATAAGGTCATTAAAATAAATGCCCAAACTTTGGTTattatacaatttatatttttagaaacctTTCATGTTTCTAAAGTTACCATCCAAAAGGAAGTCACCGTGCCTACTTAGTGGTAAGATTTATAAACTGAGTTCAGTGGTAACAATTTCAAGAACCTTTATTGAAACCAACATTCAAATAGTATCTCAAGGATGAAATTCTGTTTCAGCAAAACCAATTTAacaattccaaatatatatataaaaacatttaaaaattaatcttgttAAAGGTGATAATTTACCCCTCCCCCTGGTTATCTGCTATACTTCATTGCACCAAATAAACAGGGAAGACTGTGTTTGATCATCTGCACCCCCTCtccccaaaaaaagtaaaaaaaaaaaaaaaaaaaaaaaaggaaaattgcattTTAACAAGTGCCAAATGTCAAAAATCACATCAAATCAGTATAATTATAGGCTTAATGTGGCATAACTAAGGCTCCAACACTGCAATCCACAGATCCATTGTGAATTCCTCCCCATCTATGCTCTCCCATTGCTTGACTTTGTGAGGCTAAAAAAAAAGGCACAGGGGCCCGATTGGAAGGAATGCGGTGCTTTGGGATAGTAGAAATGGGCAGGAATGAGGAGCTTACTTCAGTAATTGCAGCAGTCTGGCCTGGTCAGACTGGGAGAGATGACTTCTCTGGCTCTCCTTTCTgagctgggcccagggtgagCTACAAGTGGAAGAGAAGCCGGAGGTGCTCCAGAGTGACAGGTCAAAGGTACTTACTTGAGAATTCCACCTAAGGAGCGCTGCACAGCATACTTAGTGTCGGGCTCTTCGGAGCAGCCTCTTTCGGGCTTTCAGATATTAAACAGAAACGAGCTCAGTCTGATTTAAAAGCTTtaccagtatttaaaaatatacatatatatgtatatgtgtgtatatacacacacacacacacatacacacatacatatatatatatatatatatacacacatggtCGGGAAGAGATGTTAGAGTTACTCTTAATAGATGAGTccttaaatttgtttataaagagtatataaagggagaaaaggaattgTGGCAGAGGACAGTTCCAGACAGAAGCCTTGCCACAGCTTGGTGGACACAGTCCTTACTCAATCTCCAGGAAAAGCAGCAGTTGGAGACAGCAGGAGGCAGCTTCTTATACTCTCACTGTCCCGCTGAGACCTGTTCTCCTTGAAGCCAACCAATCCAACTCGATCACACTAGAGATCCTTGAACCAGATGGACGAATGCTGTGGTCTCCCTCTACGGAAGCCCAGCAGAGAACCTGCAGAGTCCTAATGAAGGCTGCTTTGCCACAAAGTCACTATGTGCAACCTAACAACTTATGCTTATATTCAGAAAGATGAAAGTGTTTCAAATGGCAGGCACccgaaattttaaatattctttctgaaTAAAAAGTGTTTATGATAACTTGGGGGGAAATGGGATTACTATAGTTGGGTGTGCCAGAAACAGTAGTACTTGGCtgttttacatacatataaaatcatCGATTGCCCTCCTAGAAAGCCTGGCTTTTAGGTATGtgtttgtgcaaaaaaaaaaaaaaaaattattgtttagcACAAATAAGTCACTCCTGTCGTGTGAGCATGTGGCACAGTTCGCATTTTCAACACAACTCCCCTCCCGGGACAGCAGTCAGTCCGCCCTCCACCCAGCTGCGTTTTATCTTAAGCTTTCCGGCTCTTCTACCTGTGGGTGGTCATCTTCAGGGTGCTGGGCCCTGTTCTGGAGGGCCTCGGGATGGCTAGCTGGAGGGACGGAATCCCCAGGGGGTTGCTCAGGACCATGGGCCATCTCTTGGGTATTTTGCTCGGGTCCAGTGGATAGGTGCTCCATCCTTTCCAAGTCTTCAATGTGACTGACAGAGCTGGTCTCACTCACAGCATCTGAACCTCTCAGGGACCTTTTGAAAGGCTTTTGGCCTAGAGAAAGATGGGGTGGGCGGTGCTGAGCGAAGACGTTCTGCAGCCAGCACAGCTTTACCTCACAGTAACTGCTTCATCAGGAACCCTGCAGTTCCTGCCTCTGAACCACCTTAAGAGGTGAGGGGGAACCCAGAATTGCTACTGTGACATTAACATACTCCCCAAGCTGCAACCTTTGAGGTTCTCTTAATAAAAGCTCAGAAGAGTAAGTACCGTGGTGAAAATACTGCCAGCTCCCCAGACCTTATGTGTCCCTTGGAATGCCACTGAGGAATTCTTTAAGGTTAAATCTCAAGACTACTTAATGGTTAGTGACAAGGATAGTTGGTCTTAAGAGAAATAGGACTTTGGATTCAAGAACCAGGAAACCACAGGAATGCAGCAAACAGGGAAAAACTATTATACGTGATGCCAAGGTCTATTTTCCCAAGAGAAATACAACCAATTTTATTCCTTGTTAATGAACTCAAAACATGGAGATGTGAGGTACCTGGAAGTCTCTGTTTGATTCGAGTGCCTGAGGGGGTTGGAGGTGGTGTCACTCCTGTACCTTGTGCTTTGTAGACATATGTGTGTTCTGTGGACTCCAGAGAGCctgccaggaaaaaaaaggacAGGAGTGGGTGGAAGCTCCTGGCAGAGGCTGTCCTGGGAGATGCCACCTGCCCTTAATCAGCCTGGTGCCTTAATAAGCTGTGACTAGCCATTCAGCTTCCCAGACTGGTGGAGACACTGTATTCCTGAAATGTGCTGAGAACTAGGAAAAGCTGTGCTGCAGCTGGCTCACTTGGCCACCCTGCTGAGTGTCCTATCTTCTCCtgtctcctgagtccctgggaatGTGTGGCCAGGGACTGCCACAAGCACCCCTGGGGAGCCAGGCCCAGCTGCGGAACGCACTTTAGCAAGAAGAAACAGACACCTCTTTGCTAAAGGCCGAGGCTTGGCAGATTAGAAATCAGATTATCTTTTGCTGTTATGACAATGCAGTCATCATTTCCTGGGGAAGGAACAAAGGAGGGACCTAGGGGTTGggaatattattttcttcacagAGCAGGAAAGAAGTCATAGGCTTTACTATCTTCCCCAAATTCCAGCAACTGGTAACACTGCTGGCTGCCTGCCTGGCGTTAAACAAAATGTCCTAGCGCTGCGTGCTGTGGCCTTGGCTGCCCACTTTTTAGAATAGCTTCTGCTGGGAACTACAAGGAACAGTAACCCTGAGCTCAGGTGCCCAACCCCGTTGCCTTAAGGTTCTGAACAAACATATCTCCACTGCTTCAAGGCACCGAGCCTGCCTTGTAGGGCTGTGTCAGCTGTCTGGGGAGAAGGAAGGTGATAACAGTAGGGGCAGACATGCTTCACCTGCTCAGGTGCCTGGCAGAGGACCCAGGGATAGAGAATGGGAATGGAAGAGACTTCTTAGCAGAAGGGGAGTTGGAAACTCAAGGTGTTTGGTTAAAACTCTCAGGTAAGCGAGAACAGAGTCCTACCTGCTGTTAAGTTAAAAGTTCTTCCCTTTTGTGAAGCTTGCACTGGAGAAAACCAATTCAGCACGGATCCTACTACAGGTATCTGCCGCAGCACTCCCTGTAAAACATAACCATTGCTCAGAATGGCCTTGCTGAGCCCCCTCCCAGCCCATGGCAGCTGGGAGTCCTTGTGGTGGCCTCACCTCTTCCAGAAGTCGCTCCTCATTCGCCTTCTGCAGCTGGACCTGAGCTTCCTGAATTCCTTTCCGAACAACTTCCGTCATGTTTTCCAGAAGCTGTGTAAGACCAAGAAAGGCATTATCTGCCTAAGTCTCTTGCCTACAGACTAGAACTATGAGCACAACATTTgggacatttttcaaaaatatatcagTAGATTCTGCATTAAAACACCggtaaaaatgaaagta
The sequence above is drawn from the Urocitellus parryii isolate mUroPar1 chromosome 9, mUroPar1.hap1, whole genome shotgun sequence genome and encodes:
- the Ntan1 gene encoding protein N-terminal asparagine amidohydrolase isoform X1, whose translation is MPLLVDGRRVRLPQSAGELVRAHPSLEERARLLRGQSVQQVGPQGLLYVQQRELAVTSPKDGSISILGSDDATTCHIVVLRHTGNGATCLTHCDGTDTKAEVPLIMNSIKSFSDHAQSGRLEVHLVGGFSDDRQLSQKLTHQLLSEFDKQEDDIHLVTLCVTELNDREENENHFPIIYGIAVNIKTAEIYRATFQDRGPEEELRAARALAGGPMISIYDAKTEQLRIGPYSWMPFPHVDFWLQQDDKQILENLSTSPLAEPPHFVQHIRSTLMFLKKYPSPMNMLFPGNKALLYKKNKDGLWEKISPPGS
- the Ntan1 gene encoding protein N-terminal asparagine amidohydrolase isoform X2 translates to MNSIKSFSDHAQSGRLEVHLVGGFSDDRQLSQKLTHQLLSEFDKQEDDIHLVTLCVTELNDREENENHFPIIYGIAVNIKTAEIYRATFQDRGPEEELRAARALAGGPMISIYDAKTEQLRIGPYSWMPFPHVDFWLQQDDKQILENLSTSPLAEPPHFVQHIRSTLMFLKKYPSPMNMLFPGNKALLYKKNKDGLWEKISPPGS